The following proteins come from a genomic window of Trifolium pratense cultivar HEN17-A07 linkage group LG4, ARS_RC_1.1, whole genome shotgun sequence:
- the LOC123921415 gene encoding putative calcium-transporting ATPase 13, plasma membrane-type isoform X2 has protein sequence MSQASMSSESDGGNIELGASLLLATTTTTSSSKYNKIWHRSKILLYIKVIISLRKDTTSSDNYEESLPPSPLPNTSLLPSSPARTSSAKSFVGIDIPSHTQEGYIAEIVKKKDLISLLKFGGVDRVCEILHGQTHHPLEITGNLGTSFSSILWNSCKHNRYTISMMLISASLSFATELKQEGPKYGWHDGVAMVFFVLLLLAFSSITNFWCERKMVKLAKRKGQEVKFNVKRGEHDLVLPVYDIVVGDIVCLSPRDEVPADGLLVSGDVLVLDDGIQNEKIDCRENPFLIAGSKVIEGHGQMVVTSVENKLNVAEMKGSMNCNFEKKGLLYSLIEKPISNLDKASLLIFTLVSFVLFIRLICKKDGDGGGLPDIKGNNVSIGLLAQLLENIFLRPRGNISILAGLFSVVMLCVQHGVPLMVTLSLHYQNDKVLVNQEVVLNDLSGCTTMGLVTVICIDVSGGIISKPMEVSKIWVGEGERDMSKVEESETCLVLDKLKQGLGLSVLAPGLSPSPVSNSLVSWAEKTWKMDILSFREDFHILKHSKLDSDQEGSGVLARNVRVDEQIMHMHWSGDAPTILEMCSQYYDSEGACHSIGNQKLKFRQAIQKMEDNGLKSIAFACRETQVQQLEQDELTLLALVGLEFKCQESTKLALQNLKNNGIEIKLVSEDDIMVVKDMACELRIEVPVNSHLEGKELQDLNAKERLVKVEQAIAMGSFSPKDKHLMVRCLQDKGDVVAFIDQERLMTNHNSEVLKLADVGIVHNSLRRTIDGREKSGITITCFGALVPIIKAGRSKYHSIQKFIQLQMTVGISGLLITLITIIFTGNSPLTAIQLIWVNMLMCILGGLMMVMELSSEDEQKQPSGRNQPIITKKIWKNIVFQVFYQASACMILEFGGHVTDSEKQVRKIMIFNTFFLCQLFNLLNIMGFLKADIFKIDVQKSCFLVALGGCVVMQVVVIEYAKGLADCMRLNAARWAICVLVSAVPWVLEWTLKKIFSVFFSTNYSSPLDSPESTPQPLFYLYWGLPFMMLLLFPFF, from the exons ATGTCACAAGCAAGCATGTCCTCAGAATCAGATGGTGGCAACATAGAACTTGGTGCTAGTTTACTACttgctactactactactactagcaGCAGCAAATACAATAAGATATGGCATAGAAGCAAGATACTACTATACATAAAAGTCATTATCTCCTTGAGGAAGGATACAACTTCTAGTGACAATTATGAAGAATCTCTTCCACCATCACCACTACCAAACACTTCATTACTTCCTAGTTCTCCTGCTAGAACATCCTCTGCCAAATCATTTGTTGGAATCGATATACCTTCTCATACTCAAGAGGGGTATATTGCTGAAATTGTGAAGAAGAAGGACTTAATATCTCTTCTTAAGTTTGGTGGGGTTGATCGCGTTTGTGAAATTCTACATGGTCAAACTCATCACCCATTAGAG ATCACTGGGAACCTTGGAACAAGCTTCTCTAGCATTTTATGGAATAGCTGCAAACACAATCGTTACACAATTTCAATGATGTTGATTTCGGCCTCATTGTCCTTTGCCACGGAACTCAAGCAGGAGGGACCGAAATATGGTTGGCATGATGGTGTTGCtatggttttttttgttttacttctGCTCGCATTCTCTTCAATAACTAACTTTTGGTGCGAACGAAAAATGGTGAAATTGGCAAAGAGAAAAGGCCAGGAGGTGAAGTTCAATGTTAAAAGAGGTGAACATGATCTTGTTCTTCCCGTATACGATATTGTTGTGGGTGACATCGTGTGTTTGAGTCCCCGTGATGAGGTTCCTGCTGATGGTTTGCTTGTGAGTGGCGACGTCCTTGTGCTGGATGATGGaatacaaaatgaaaaaattgattgTAGGGAGAACCCATTTCTTATAGCTGGTTCAAAGGTGATTGAGGGTCATGGACAGATGGTTGTGACATCAGTTGAAAACAAGCTGAATGTGGCTGAGATGAAAGGCTCAATGAAttgtaattttgaaaagaaaggCCTTTTGTACAGTCTAATTGAGAAGCCAATTTCTAACCTTGACAAAGCCTCTCTTTTGATCTTTACACTCGTTTCATTTGTATTGTTCATTCGCCtaatttgtaaaaaagatgGAGATGGTGGCGGATTGCCGGATATTAAAGGGAATAATGTTTCAATTGGCCTGTTGGCGCAACTCCTTGAGAACATTTTTTTGAGACCACGAGGAAATATTTCCATTTTAGCAGGACTCTTTAGTGTTGTAATGTTGTGTGTACAACATGGAGTGCCACTTATGGTTACTTTATCTCTCCATTACCAGAATGATAAAGTATTGGTTAATCAAGAAGTTGTTCTTAATGATTTGTCAGGTTGTACAACAATGGGGTTGGTAACTGTTATCTGCATTGATGTATCTGGTGGGATCATATCAAAACCAATGGAGGTTAGCAAAATCTGGGTGGGAGAGGGGGAGAGAGATATGAGCAAGGTTGAGGAATCAGAAACATGTCTTGTACTTGACAAGCTTAAACAAGGACTTGGTTTATCAGTTCTTGCACCAGGACTATCTCCTTCTCCTGTGTCCAATTCACTTGTTTCGTGGGCAGAAAAAACATGGAAAATGGACATTTTATCTTTCAGAGAAGATTTTCACATTCTTAAGCATAGCAAACTGGATTCTGACCAAGAGGGTAGTGGAGTTTTGGCAAGAAACGTTAGGGTCGATGAACAAATTATGCACATGCACTGGAGCGGGGATGCACCCACGATATTGGAAATGTGTTCACAATACTATGATAGTGAAGGAGCATGTCATTCCATAGGAAATCAGAAACTTAAATTTAGGCAGGCGATTCAAAAGATGGAGGATAATGGCCTTAAGTCAATTGCATTTGCTTGTAGAGAAACACAAGTGCAACAACTGGAGCAAGATGAATTGACCTTGTTAGCACTGGTAGGTCTCGAATTCAAGTGTCAagaatcaacaaaattagcTTTGCAAAATCTCAAGAATAATGGAATAGAAATCAAATTGGTCTCGGAGGATGACATCATGGTAGTGAAAGACATGGCTTGTGAACTGAGAATAGAAGTGCCGGTAAACAGTCACCTTGAAGGAAAAGAGCTTCAAGATTTGAATGCCAAAGAAAGATTAGTTAAAGTGGAACAAGCCATTGCAATGGGAAGTTTCAGTCCTAAAGACAAGCATCTCATGGTTAGGTGTTTGCAAGACAAAGGTGATGTGGTTGCATTCATTGACCAAGAAAGGTTGATGACCAATCATAATTCAGAAGTTCTAAAGCTAGCTGATGTAGGGATAGTTCATAACTCTCTAAGAAGAACAATTGATGGTAGAGAGAAATCTGGTATAACTATCACATGTTTCGGTGCACTGGTACCAATCATTAAGGCTGGCAGAAGTAAATATCACAGCATTCAAAAGTTCATTCAACTTCAGATGACAGTTGGTATATCAGGGTTACTCATAACCTTGATTACAATAATATTCACAGGAAACTCTCCCTTAACAGCAATCCAATTGATTTGGGTGAACATGCTAATGTGTATTCTGGGCGGTCTAATGATGGTGATGGAATTAAGTAGTGAGGATGAACAAAAACAACCATCTGGTAGGAATCAACCAATTATAACCAAGAAAATATGGAAAAACATAGTTTTTCAGGTTTTCTATCAAGCTTCTGCATGTATGATACTTGAGTTCGGGGGACACGTAACTGACAGTGAAAAGCAAGTAAGGAAAATCATGATCTTCAATACATTCTTTCTATGCCAGCTCTTCAATCTGCTCAATATCATGGGTTTCTTGAAAGCAGATATTTTCAAGATTGATGTTCAGAAGTCCTGTTTCTTAGTGGCTTTAGGTGGTTGTGTTGTTATGCAGGTTGTGGTAATTGAGTATGCAAAAGGCTTAGCAGATTGCATGCGGCTGAATGCCGCTCGATGGGCTATCTGTGTACTGGTCAGTGCTGTTCCATGGGTACTTGAATGGACCTTGAAGAAgattttttcggtttttttcAGCACCAATTATAGTTCACCCTTGGACTCTCCAGAGTCAACCCCACAACCTTTGTTCTATCTTTATTGGGGGCTTCCATTTATGATGCTTCTTTTGTTCccttttttttga
- the LOC123921415 gene encoding putative calcium-transporting ATPase 13, plasma membrane-type isoform X4, which produces MSQASMSSESDGGNIELGASLLLATTTTTSSSKYNKIWHRSKILLYIKVIISLRKDTTSSDNYEESLPPSPLPNTSLLPSSPARTSSAKSFVGIDIPSHTQEGYIAEIVKKKDLISLLKFGGVDRVCEILHGQTHHPLEITGNLGTSFSSILWNSCKHNRYTISMMLISASLSFATELKQEGPKYGWHDGVAMVFFVLLLLAFSSITNFWCERKMVKLAKRKGQEVKFNVKRGEHDLVLPVYDIVVGDIVCLSPRDEVPADGLLVSGDVLVLDDGIQNEKIDCRENPFLIAGSKVIEGHGQMVVTSVENKLNVAEMKGSMNCNFEKKGLLYSLIEKPISNLDKASLLIFTLVSFVLFIRLICKKDGDGGGLPDIKGNNVSIGLLAQLLENIFLRPRGNISILAGLFSVVMLCVQHGVPLMVTLSLHYQNDKVLVNQEVVLNDLSGCTTMGLVTVICIDVSGGIISKPMEVSKIWVGEGERDMSKVEESETCLVLDKLKQGLGLSVLAPGLSPSPVSNSLVSWAEKTWKMDILSFREDFHILKHSKLDSDQEGSGVLARNVRVDEQIMHMHWSGDAPTILEMCSQYYDSEGACHSIGNQKLKFRQAIQKMEDNGLKSIAFACRETQVQQLEQDELTLLALVGLEFKCQESTKLALQNLKNNGIEIKLVSEDDIMVVKDMACELRIEVPVNSHLEGKELQDLNAKERLVKVEQAIAMGSFSPKDKHLMVRCLQDKGDVVAFIDQERLMTNHNSEVLKLADVGIVHNSLRRTIDGREKSGITITCFGALVPIIKAGRSKYHSIQKFIQLQMTVGISGLLITLITIIFTGNSPLTAIQLIWVNMLMCILGGLMMVMELSSEDEQKQPSGRNQPIITKKIWKNIVFQVFYQASACMILEFGGHVTDSEKQVVVIEYAKGLADCMRLNAARWAICVLVSAVPWVLEWTLKKIFSVFFSTNYSSPLDSPESTPQPLFYLYWGLPFMMLLLFPFF; this is translated from the exons ATGTCACAAGCAAGCATGTCCTCAGAATCAGATGGTGGCAACATAGAACTTGGTGCTAGTTTACTACttgctactactactactactagcaGCAGCAAATACAATAAGATATGGCATAGAAGCAAGATACTACTATACATAAAAGTCATTATCTCCTTGAGGAAGGATACAACTTCTAGTGACAATTATGAAGAATCTCTTCCACCATCACCACTACCAAACACTTCATTACTTCCTAGTTCTCCTGCTAGAACATCCTCTGCCAAATCATTTGTTGGAATCGATATACCTTCTCATACTCAAGAGGGGTATATTGCTGAAATTGTGAAGAAGAAGGACTTAATATCTCTTCTTAAGTTTGGTGGGGTTGATCGCGTTTGTGAAATTCTACATGGTCAAACTCATCACCCATTAGAG ATCACTGGGAACCTTGGAACAAGCTTCTCTAGCATTTTATGGAATAGCTGCAAACACAATCGTTACACAATTTCAATGATGTTGATTTCGGCCTCATTGTCCTTTGCCACGGAACTCAAGCAGGAGGGACCGAAATATGGTTGGCATGATGGTGTTGCtatggttttttttgttttacttctGCTCGCATTCTCTTCAATAACTAACTTTTGGTGCGAACGAAAAATGGTGAAATTGGCAAAGAGAAAAGGCCAGGAGGTGAAGTTCAATGTTAAAAGAGGTGAACATGATCTTGTTCTTCCCGTATACGATATTGTTGTGGGTGACATCGTGTGTTTGAGTCCCCGTGATGAGGTTCCTGCTGATGGTTTGCTTGTGAGTGGCGACGTCCTTGTGCTGGATGATGGaatacaaaatgaaaaaattgattgTAGGGAGAACCCATTTCTTATAGCTGGTTCAAAGGTGATTGAGGGTCATGGACAGATGGTTGTGACATCAGTTGAAAACAAGCTGAATGTGGCTGAGATGAAAGGCTCAATGAAttgtaattttgaaaagaaaggCCTTTTGTACAGTCTAATTGAGAAGCCAATTTCTAACCTTGACAAAGCCTCTCTTTTGATCTTTACACTCGTTTCATTTGTATTGTTCATTCGCCtaatttgtaaaaaagatgGAGATGGTGGCGGATTGCCGGATATTAAAGGGAATAATGTTTCAATTGGCCTGTTGGCGCAACTCCTTGAGAACATTTTTTTGAGACCACGAGGAAATATTTCCATTTTAGCAGGACTCTTTAGTGTTGTAATGTTGTGTGTACAACATGGAGTGCCACTTATGGTTACTTTATCTCTCCATTACCAGAATGATAAAGTATTGGTTAATCAAGAAGTTGTTCTTAATGATTTGTCAGGTTGTACAACAATGGGGTTGGTAACTGTTATCTGCATTGATGTATCTGGTGGGATCATATCAAAACCAATGGAGGTTAGCAAAATCTGGGTGGGAGAGGGGGAGAGAGATATGAGCAAGGTTGAGGAATCAGAAACATGTCTTGTACTTGACAAGCTTAAACAAGGACTTGGTTTATCAGTTCTTGCACCAGGACTATCTCCTTCTCCTGTGTCCAATTCACTTGTTTCGTGGGCAGAAAAAACATGGAAAATGGACATTTTATCTTTCAGAGAAGATTTTCACATTCTTAAGCATAGCAAACTGGATTCTGACCAAGAGGGTAGTGGAGTTTTGGCAAGAAACGTTAGGGTCGATGAACAAATTATGCACATGCACTGGAGCGGGGATGCACCCACGATATTGGAAATGTGTTCACAATACTATGATAGTGAAGGAGCATGTCATTCCATAGGAAATCAGAAACTTAAATTTAGGCAGGCGATTCAAAAGATGGAGGATAATGGCCTTAAGTCAATTGCATTTGCTTGTAGAGAAACACAAGTGCAACAACTGGAGCAAGATGAATTGACCTTGTTAGCACTGGTAGGTCTCGAATTCAAGTGTCAagaatcaacaaaattagcTTTGCAAAATCTCAAGAATAATGGAATAGAAATCAAATTGGTCTCGGAGGATGACATCATGGTAGTGAAAGACATGGCTTGTGAACTGAGAATAGAAGTGCCGGTAAACAGTCACCTTGAAGGAAAAGAGCTTCAAGATTTGAATGCCAAAGAAAGATTAGTTAAAGTGGAACAAGCCATTGCAATGGGAAGTTTCAGTCCTAAAGACAAGCATCTCATGGTTAGGTGTTTGCAAGACAAAGGTGATGTGGTTGCATTCATTGACCAAGAAAGGTTGATGACCAATCATAATTCAGAAGTTCTAAAGCTAGCTGATGTAGGGATAGTTCATAACTCTCTAAGAAGAACAATTGATGGTAGAGAGAAATCTGGTATAACTATCACATGTTTCGGTGCACTGGTACCAATCATTAAGGCTGGCAGAAGTAAATATCACAGCATTCAAAAGTTCATTCAACTTCAGATGACAGTTGGTATATCAGGGTTACTCATAACCTTGATTACAATAATATTCACAGGAAACTCTCCCTTAACAGCAATCCAATTGATTTGGGTGAACATGCTAATGTGTATTCTGGGCGGTCTAATGATGGTGATGGAATTAAGTAGTGAGGATGAACAAAAACAACCATCTGGTAGGAATCAACCAATTATAACCAAGAAAATATGGAAAAACATAGTTTTTCAGGTTTTCTATCAAGCTTCTGCATGTATGATACTTGAGTTCGGGGGACACGTAACTGACAGTGAAAAGCAA GTTGTGGTAATTGAGTATGCAAAAGGCTTAGCAGATTGCATGCGGCTGAATGCCGCTCGATGGGCTATCTGTGTACTGGTCAGTGCTGTTCCATGGGTACTTGAATGGACCTTGAAGAAgattttttcggtttttttcAGCACCAATTATAGTTCACCCTTGGACTCTCCAGAGTCAACCCCACAACCTTTGTTCTATCTTTATTGGGGGCTTCCATTTATGATGCTTCTTTTGTTCccttttttttga
- the LOC123921415 gene encoding putative calcium-transporting ATPase 13, plasma membrane-type isoform X3 → MSQASMSSESDGGNIELGASLLLATTTTTSSSKYNKIWHRSKILLYIKVIISLRKDTTSSDNYEESLPPSPLPNTSLLPSSPARTSSAKSFVGIDIPSHTQEGYIAEIVKKKDLISLLKFGGVDRVCEILHGQTHHPLEKITGNLGTSFSSILWNSCKHNRYTISMMLISASLSFATELKQEGPKYGWHDGVAMVFFVLLLLAFSSITNFWCERKMVKLAKRKGQEVKFNVKRGEHDLVLPVYDIVVGDIVCLSPRDEVPADGLLVSGDVLVLDDGIQNEKIDCRENPFLIAGSKVIEGHGQMVVTSVENKLNVAEMKGSMNCNFEKKGLLYSLIEKPISNLDKASLLIFTLVSFVLFIRLICKKDGDGGGLPDIKGNNVSIGLLAQLLENIFLRPRGNISILAGLFSVVMLCVQHGVPLMVTLSLHYQNDKVLVNQEVVLNDLSGCTTMGLVTVICIDVSGGIISKPMEVSKIWVGEGERDMSKVEESETCLVLDKLKQGLGLSVLAPGLSPSPVSNSLVSWAEKTWKMDILSFREDFHILKHSKLDSDQEGSGVLARNVRVDEQIMHMHWSGDAPTILEMCSQYYDSEGACHSIGNQKLKFRQAIQKMEDNGLKSIAFACRETQVQQLEQDELTLLALVGLEFKCQESTKLALQNLKNNGIEIKLVSEDDIMVVKDMACELRIEVPVNSHLEGKELQDLNAKERLVKVEQAIAMGSFSPKDKHLMVRCLQDKGDVVAFIDQERLMTNHNSEVLKLADVGIVHNSLRRTIDGREKSGITITCFGALVPIIKAGRSKYHSIQKFIQLQMTVGISGLLITLITIIFTGNSPLTAIQLIWVNMLMCILGGLMMVMELSSEDEQKQPSGRNQPIITKKIWKNIVFQVFYQASACMILEFGGHVTDSEKQVVVIEYAKGLADCMRLNAARWAICVLVSAVPWVLEWTLKKIFSVFFSTNYSSPLDSPESTPQPLFYLYWGLPFMMLLLFPFF, encoded by the exons ATGTCACAAGCAAGCATGTCCTCAGAATCAGATGGTGGCAACATAGAACTTGGTGCTAGTTTACTACttgctactactactactactagcaGCAGCAAATACAATAAGATATGGCATAGAAGCAAGATACTACTATACATAAAAGTCATTATCTCCTTGAGGAAGGATACAACTTCTAGTGACAATTATGAAGAATCTCTTCCACCATCACCACTACCAAACACTTCATTACTTCCTAGTTCTCCTGCTAGAACATCCTCTGCCAAATCATTTGTTGGAATCGATATACCTTCTCATACTCAAGAGGGGTATATTGCTGAAATTGTGAAGAAGAAGGACTTAATATCTCTTCTTAAGTTTGGTGGGGTTGATCGCGTTTGTGAAATTCTACATGGTCAAACTCATCACCCATTAGAG AAGATCACTGGGAACCTTGGAACAAGCTTCTCTAGCATTTTATGGAATAGCTGCAAACACAATCGTTACACAATTTCAATGATGTTGATTTCGGCCTCATTGTCCTTTGCCACGGAACTCAAGCAGGAGGGACCGAAATATGGTTGGCATGATGGTGTTGCtatggttttttttgttttacttctGCTCGCATTCTCTTCAATAACTAACTTTTGGTGCGAACGAAAAATGGTGAAATTGGCAAAGAGAAAAGGCCAGGAGGTGAAGTTCAATGTTAAAAGAGGTGAACATGATCTTGTTCTTCCCGTATACGATATTGTTGTGGGTGACATCGTGTGTTTGAGTCCCCGTGATGAGGTTCCTGCTGATGGTTTGCTTGTGAGTGGCGACGTCCTTGTGCTGGATGATGGaatacaaaatgaaaaaattgattgTAGGGAGAACCCATTTCTTATAGCTGGTTCAAAGGTGATTGAGGGTCATGGACAGATGGTTGTGACATCAGTTGAAAACAAGCTGAATGTGGCTGAGATGAAAGGCTCAATGAAttgtaattttgaaaagaaaggCCTTTTGTACAGTCTAATTGAGAAGCCAATTTCTAACCTTGACAAAGCCTCTCTTTTGATCTTTACACTCGTTTCATTTGTATTGTTCATTCGCCtaatttgtaaaaaagatgGAGATGGTGGCGGATTGCCGGATATTAAAGGGAATAATGTTTCAATTGGCCTGTTGGCGCAACTCCTTGAGAACATTTTTTTGAGACCACGAGGAAATATTTCCATTTTAGCAGGACTCTTTAGTGTTGTAATGTTGTGTGTACAACATGGAGTGCCACTTATGGTTACTTTATCTCTCCATTACCAGAATGATAAAGTATTGGTTAATCAAGAAGTTGTTCTTAATGATTTGTCAGGTTGTACAACAATGGGGTTGGTAACTGTTATCTGCATTGATGTATCTGGTGGGATCATATCAAAACCAATGGAGGTTAGCAAAATCTGGGTGGGAGAGGGGGAGAGAGATATGAGCAAGGTTGAGGAATCAGAAACATGTCTTGTACTTGACAAGCTTAAACAAGGACTTGGTTTATCAGTTCTTGCACCAGGACTATCTCCTTCTCCTGTGTCCAATTCACTTGTTTCGTGGGCAGAAAAAACATGGAAAATGGACATTTTATCTTTCAGAGAAGATTTTCACATTCTTAAGCATAGCAAACTGGATTCTGACCAAGAGGGTAGTGGAGTTTTGGCAAGAAACGTTAGGGTCGATGAACAAATTATGCACATGCACTGGAGCGGGGATGCACCCACGATATTGGAAATGTGTTCACAATACTATGATAGTGAAGGAGCATGTCATTCCATAGGAAATCAGAAACTTAAATTTAGGCAGGCGATTCAAAAGATGGAGGATAATGGCCTTAAGTCAATTGCATTTGCTTGTAGAGAAACACAAGTGCAACAACTGGAGCAAGATGAATTGACCTTGTTAGCACTGGTAGGTCTCGAATTCAAGTGTCAagaatcaacaaaattagcTTTGCAAAATCTCAAGAATAATGGAATAGAAATCAAATTGGTCTCGGAGGATGACATCATGGTAGTGAAAGACATGGCTTGTGAACTGAGAATAGAAGTGCCGGTAAACAGTCACCTTGAAGGAAAAGAGCTTCAAGATTTGAATGCCAAAGAAAGATTAGTTAAAGTGGAACAAGCCATTGCAATGGGAAGTTTCAGTCCTAAAGACAAGCATCTCATGGTTAGGTGTTTGCAAGACAAAGGTGATGTGGTTGCATTCATTGACCAAGAAAGGTTGATGACCAATCATAATTCAGAAGTTCTAAAGCTAGCTGATGTAGGGATAGTTCATAACTCTCTAAGAAGAACAATTGATGGTAGAGAGAAATCTGGTATAACTATCACATGTTTCGGTGCACTGGTACCAATCATTAAGGCTGGCAGAAGTAAATATCACAGCATTCAAAAGTTCATTCAACTTCAGATGACAGTTGGTATATCAGGGTTACTCATAACCTTGATTACAATAATATTCACAGGAAACTCTCCCTTAACAGCAATCCAATTGATTTGGGTGAACATGCTAATGTGTATTCTGGGCGGTCTAATGATGGTGATGGAATTAAGTAGTGAGGATGAACAAAAACAACCATCTGGTAGGAATCAACCAATTATAACCAAGAAAATATGGAAAAACATAGTTTTTCAGGTTTTCTATCAAGCTTCTGCATGTATGATACTTGAGTTCGGGGGACACGTAACTGACAGTGAAAAGCAA GTTGTGGTAATTGAGTATGCAAAAGGCTTAGCAGATTGCATGCGGCTGAATGCCGCTCGATGGGCTATCTGTGTACTGGTCAGTGCTGTTCCATGGGTACTTGAATGGACCTTGAAGAAgattttttcggtttttttcAGCACCAATTATAGTTCACCCTTGGACTCTCCAGAGTCAACCCCACAACCTTTGTTCTATCTTTATTGGGGGCTTCCATTTATGATGCTTCTTTTGTTCccttttttttga